The DNA segment AGGGGAGAATAGGACAGAAGGATGAAAAAGTGTCTCGAAATTGTAGCACGACTTATATTTGGAAAAGAGTGAGAATAGCTAAAATGACTTATATTTCGGACCTGATGGAGTACTAAGCAAGCATTAGAAGACCCGGAACAGGTAGAAAACAAAGGTGACATGGCAACCGCATGAAAATACCTCGGTCTATGTGGGAGAAAAGAAGAACTAAGCAAAATAATTAGTCACATTTTTCATATATAGAAGAAATTTCTCGCACGATACTTCAAAATCTTTTCCAGAGGtgttcatctatttttttagaaCCTTCCCATCTTTGATTTATTCAAGTTAATTTCGAGTTTGAAATTCTTTCCAAAAATGGTAGTAGTAGAAAATCCCCTCAAAGTCCAATTCTGAGGTCAGCAATGCCTCTCCCTGATTCCAAAATTGGCTTGTCTCCCTCCATCTaatttccttgattttttttttacttttatatttttgtatttatatAATTTGCAAATATACATGTCCGTTTTGAAAATTTACAGATCTATATGCCACCTGTCCTATAGCCCATATAGTAGGTGACAGGTCCACGCGGCACGATCGTTGACCTGATCCGACTAGGGTATTTAATTTCTAACCATTGTGTCATAGGTCTCACAAGGTGTCGCATGTTAGATGGGTAATATCTTGCTGTCGCCTTTCTAACGGGCGACGGTAGTAtagatgtgtaatattttaaaataaacatatatttttacaaatattaaaaataaaaatatataaataaacaaattcTTGCACAACTCGGGAGGTCCTTTTTGCATCCACCGGGCCTGGCTTAATGGCCTCCCTGCACCAACCCAGTGGGTCTGGATGGAGGCTTGTTCGTTCTCCATCGAGGTTAAGGTTTACAAAACCGTTTGAGGTACGAAAACTGAGATCTGCGGTAACCAAATATTGCGGTTGTCGCGATAACTGTTCGAAATTTGGCGAGAATTCGCTCAACATTCACtcagtcaaatttaaaattcggtgagaattcggACCGAATCAATCGaacggtaaccgaccgaatttagcgatttatcgagcatattttctgaatttttcgTATTGTCGGTAACCATTCCGTTTTAgcaatttatcgagcggttttctcgaattttagtgaaattcaacaaaaaaaaaagttcaaccttataaaatcaataactaattcatatgagcttcaaatcaagtgaataaattttattggttttcttgtaacatgatctacatgataaaagtatttatactcataaaaaagttgactattttctgtgagaaaatatatttgcaaaaccaagttaaatgcatagtttactctttgctaataaaaatcatgaaaccaattttgttattcttcttacatgatcctatgccttttaaaaatacattaactcataaaatagttattattacatgcaagattgtgtaaatatgttgcaactaaattaattcataactaacccatcacaacTCCAAAATTAgttaaactatttttattagtttacttatactatactttatgtagaaaaaataatggtagatatgaaaaagttaattacagtgttgtttcttgacatattcattttatgcttgtgaactttgtaaaaattatggagaaattaataaaattctaaataaagtgaaaccaattttaaagatcctcttaagatacatcatacataaaaaaaatatgtgtttatatattaaacttttctttcatataacttaataaatgagttgcgcgctttaacttttttctttttttcaaacttcctgtCTATATAATacgatgcaaacgatattatttaaaaaatcacaaaagatcttaaattgtctctaattttttttaaaaattattttttttattttttaatttagattCGATTACCAAATAGTTTGTATGGGAAAGGTACTACTCTCATAAAATTGAGATATGTATTAAAGAAATCTTGCTTGATTTAGTTTGTATCTGATCATGGATGTTACGAATACTGTTTGCTTTGTTTTATTATTGCCAAACTAACAAAGAAGGTTAGGTCTCCGCATTGTTTCACTGAGATTATACTGGGCTCAACCCCTGGATCGATTATAAAAGATAAACAAAATATACTCTTTCAGTTTACAGCTCAGCCATATATCAGCTCTTGCTTCTGGTCATCTGCATCTTGTGGCATGATATATGGCATCACAAATACACCATCTAACGTCAGGTCTATTGCAGGATCTATCACGTTAAGTTTGGAAACTTATCTAGTAGGTAAAATCAGATAAAGTAATGAACATATTAAAGTCCTTAATTAGTGGCCCTGTGCTGTAGCTAAGATCTGGCTAGAGGTCCTAGCACTCTTTCTTCTAGGTTCTTTGCTCTGGCCTCAAACAACCTCAAATCTGGTATGTTGCGTGTGTTTATTGAATTTGTTGCAACATTATATTTCATTTGTTGCATGGTTGCTCTAAATTTTCATCTTAAAATGTTGTGGTAAGTTTTTTGCTTTGTTGCAGTAGAGGTCTTGATTTGCTGTACCAGAATCACTTCTTTTTGTAAATCTTTTCGGTTGTTGCTCCCTTTTTTGCAagatattacaaatattatttcCTAATGTTTACTCTCCTGTTTTCATATGTTGCAGCGTCTGTAACATCACAAATTTGTTTCTTTCGGAATTCTGAACTGGATTTAAGACATAACAAATTGTATGCTCATGTTTTTATACGTTTTCCCGATAAGAAGTTTTTTTCTTGACATTTCAGCATCCCCTAGTCTCCTGCGATTATACCCTTCGCCACTCAAAACCCTAGCTACAACACACGCCCTTGATATAAATGATATAACTTAGCATGCGGAATTTTCAACATGTATACAGCCTCGTGGACTGATACTGATTTCCACATCTATGCTTTGCTGAAACAATTTATTTTAGGGATTGTGAACCATCCAATGATAGCTTATATATCAACCTAAGTATATGATGGTTGCATTAAACTCTAACTCGtacatttttcttttgtgttaTCAGTGATCTTTAATGTAGGGACACACCGCCCTTTTACAGTCGATGATTTCCCAAGGGTTAGTTGTGACCATGAAGAGCAGGCTGATTTGTTGTATGCAAATCCACAGACTAAGCTTCGAGGGCCTTCAGCAATCATGCTTTCCCTGCATTCAAAACAGGCGAGCATGTGTTTCGTTCTGATTATAATCTTGCTGATAAATCTGAAAGTACGTTTCCTTTTTAGTTTGTTTCCCTTTATCGTGGTCTCTAGCTGCCATACATCATATAGTCatcaaataacatcaaaatTGTATGCATCTCCTGCTTTTATAATTGATTTTGCAGTCAGTGTGAGCAATGTTGGGGATTGCTCAAATGAATGCCGCTGCTTTCCAATGAACTTGCTTCAATTCATTGATGCAAAAATTGCTGGCTATCGACATACCCGTCCTGGACGTGCCAAGGTATTTGGTTTTATCGCGGCGCGGGATACGATCGAGCCCTTGCGCAACTATGTCTACAGGCGTGAGATCGACAATTGTGAAGCTGTATCTGTGAAGCGAAAGACGGTAATTATTTGGTCCACACTTTGCAGACTTGCAATTATTTGTGTGCGTGCTCCTTTTTATCATTCAGACATATCTGTACATTTGACACTAGCATCATGTCAAAAGCAATTTGCCATGTCCAGATTTAGGCTTTGTTCTTGTAACTTTGGGATGTTGATCTCAATCCCTCCTACAACAATTTACATTTCACATTCTAAATTGCAGTATAGTGAACGAAAATGCGGCAATTTGGTTTGCTATTGGAGAACGGGTAACTGTGGATACAATGGTAGGATAGGACACATCGCCCTCTAATCTCGGGCTTCTCTCATGGACCTGAGGCTCTGATTGATGTCAAGGGTAGATCACCCTTTAATCGTCAGGCTTCTCCTGCCAAGAAGAGGCTCTGAACTAACTATTTGGGCAAAAACCCTTTGctgaattcttcttgcttgcttccaatGATGCACGGCtatccctttatatagagaaGAAAAATTACAGTCCAAATCCAATTCCAATTCTAAATCCTAACTTACCTAATTTATCTCTAGCTAAATTGGAAACTAATCAAACTCTATCTTCTAATCAAATCCAACTTATCTCCTTCCTATAACAACTAGATAACTTGCATAAACTAACTTGACTCTTTCCATAACATTACACCGTTCGCCGAAGACAGCTCGTCCTCAAGttgtggtggtggccatggctgTCATCCTTGGTGAAGACCTCATATTGATGAGCGGCGACGTGGTGTAGCGATGGTGTGGTGCAGCAAGATCGTCGGCGGTGTGGAGGGCAGTAGGACCGGTGGGAATCTGATACCAAATATTGGAGAACGGGTAACTGTGGATACAAGGGTAAGATAGGGCAAATCGCCCTCTAATCCCGGACTTCTCCCGTAGACTCGAGGCTCTGATCGATGCCAAGGGCAGATCGCTCTCTAAACGCCAGGCTTCTCCCGCTGAGAAGAGGCTTTGATCTAACCATTTGGGCAGAAGTCCTTTGCTGAATTCTTTTTGCTTGCTTCCAATAATGTGCGGctgcccctttatatagagaagGGAAATTAAAATCAAAATACTAACTTGCCTAATTTATCTCTAGCTGAATTGAAAACTAATCAAACTCTATCTCTTAATCAAATCTAACTTATCTCCTACCCAAAACAACTAGATAACTTGCTTAAACAAACTTGACTCTTTCCATAACATTTGCAAACTGCAACTGTCTACTTGCACACTCCTTTTATCATGATGGAAGTAGCCATATGTTAAGTGATGCCCAGATTTAAGCATTATTGTTTTGTAGAATTAGTGACCGTCATCTCAATTGTGCTGTAAAAAATTAACAATCTGCACTATAATTCATGTTGCAAACTTGCAGCTATCTACCTGCATTCTCCTTTTATCAATCTGAAAATACGTATATATTAGATATTGCCAGTTGCAAATGTAGgcattatttttatatatctgTGATACTTATCTGTCATCTGAATTCCATGCTGTCAGCCGTAGtcatagcatcacaacaaaagTAGCACTTTTGTTCGCTGTATATACATGCAGTATTGCGTATACAATCTATAAACATGAATTGTCCTATGCTAATAACCGAGAAAGAGTTCAAACTATGACCTTTTTTTTGCAGGGTGTGGCACGTTTGTCACTGACCAGCCCTGCTCGAGTCATTTCAATGACATCCCGCGCATCGATTGAGTTCAAGCTCCATGCCCGGAGTGAAGAGGAGACAGATGGTGTCGATGATCCGATCATTGAAGGATGCACCGAGCTATACAGCATGCTCGAGCCGGAATCGTTCATCGAACACCAGCGCCTGTACGGGGAAAGGTGCGCGCTGGACATCAAGTACTTGGTGCTCATAACTGCTGTGGAGGCCCAGGTCGCCGTCAAGGTCCTCCGCCTCGGTGCCACCGCCGGCGGCATCAACATGAAGCTGTACGCCAAGACCAGCGGCTTCAGTGAGGTGATCCGGCTCTTCCGAGGCGCTGCTCCAGAGCCGGGCTTCACCATGAGTTTCGCTGTCGCGGTGGAGACACACAGCAGCTTCAATCTGTACATTGAGGTGTCCCCGGGAGACGATCCTATCCTTGGCCAGAAGCCGCTGCCATGTTCATGGTGGCAATGCGGCTTTAGCTCTGGCTACCATGGGACGGATGAAGAAGTGGCAGAACTGGGGGAGTTTGCAACACTTTCAGTCAAGGTCGCCTGGAAATCCTACAGGAAGAAAGCCTTAAGAGGGTAGGTGGGTAGCTGAAAAATTTTCATTACTAACTTTATTTGTGTTGCGCGAGTTAACCATGTTGTTCCTGGAGAACGGCTGTACCAAGTTACTCTTTTCTGAGTATCACGAAGTCGTGGTCTGGTTGTGTAACGTAATGACATGCCACACTCACTCATGCCGTTGAGTATTCTAGTATGTGCATGGAATTTACAAGCCATACATAAGTATCTACAAGTCCCTGTTGTACTGAGTTCAGGGGGGAAATGTTTCCCTCGTGTTGTCTTCCTTCATCTGCTTATAATATTCTCGGTTTTGTTCTCCATGCATCTGCTTTTCAGTTTTCAGTTTAATCTGATTTTGCTTTCCAGTGTAGGCTCCGGTGAAAATCTTCAATTTTCCATGCATTCGCGGTTTTGTTCTCCAGAAATCTTCAAAATTCCTAGAGGCCGGCTGTACCATGTTATATTTTACTAATTATGATGGAGTCTTGGTCTGCTTGTGTGACATCACAGGACGCACCTCTCTGCCGTATCATATCAATGTCCTTGTTCGGACATGGTTGTGCCAGAAGAAAATGTCGAAAAGAAGTCTTCAGATGGCAGCAGGAACTTTGTTATGTGTCATAGCCTTATATAAAGAAGCTGTCACAGTTCACATTCATGTATGGTCATGTATCTGTATGGCCATGAACTCTATGTTATAATAGCCAATTTCAACATGCTTTTGTCAAGGGGTTCACTATAAGTTCTGTGAGCCTAGAAAAGCTTGAAGCACACACGGAAAAAGATGGCACCAGAAGAAGGCTCAAAACAAtcaatatttttccttttctcaacAATAATTTGACACTACATGCTATATCTCAAATGCAATGGTGTATAGCCCAGCGACCTATTGATCCACCGAAAACAAAAGTTTTTGAGCATTAATGAGTACAGGTGAACCCTGTTTAGTTCTCTCTACAATTTGCTGAATCAGCAGTTTACTATCATGGTCATCGTCGTCGGACTCGTCttcatcatctccatcactCTCTTGAGCTCTATCAGGATTTCCACTCTTCACAATTCGCTCCCAAGGGAGCACTTCTTTCAACTTCCTAGCACTGTCCTCCTCCATGCCCCAGATCAAGCCACGGTCCACCAAGTAATCTTCATTTACCTGAGGCTTCCCGTTTGTACTTGTCGTGCAAGGGGAGTCGGCAATCCTCATGAATTCTTCATAAGCTTCATCATAAGCTTCTAGTGCATCTCCAGATAGGTTTAGACAATACGGTTCTGCCAAGGAGCTAGTTTCTTGTATGAACATGGGACTTTCATGGTTGGAAGAAGAACCTGACTCACTGTTTGAGCAGACTCGTTCGGAGAAGATTCGCTCAGTCGCCATCATCTGCAGTTGTGCCTGCTTATGTCTCTGGGCAAGTGCTAACTCGAGCTCCTTGATTCGGCCTTCAAGCCTATGTTGAATCACCTTGTGGAGACGAATGCTGAGATCCCTAGGCGAGACGGGATAGTTTGTACCATGTGTGCAATCTGGGGAACTTTCTCTGCTATCCCTGCCATGGTCACTTTCAATGCTGTAATCCGTAAGATCACGACGAACCATATCAACTTTCAGTTCCCCCTGAACAACGTCTCCAATGAACTCCTGGTCAACCTGCATATTCAGGTTTTCATTAAGTAAAATTGTAGGCTAACTCAGCTATGTCATGTGTAATGTTTCAGCGAGACATTATTACCTCATTGAAGACTGATGTTTCTTCTTCCAAGCGTTTTGAAGTGATTCCCAGTTCCAATCTTGCAAGCTCGGCTTCAAGCTCAGCTTCAATTTTGCTCATTGGCTCTGAATCAACTACGCGTGCTTTGCTATTATCGTctattttcaaaacaaaattaacaaaaataCATAAGCTTTTGGTTTGAATAAGTTACAAAAATGTTCTTAGTTTCAAAAGTTGATACTTTACCTTCACGTTCGTCAGAAGTTTCATTATGCAATTCCTTTACAGTTAAACCCTCTTTCATCTCCAGCTCATCCTGCAAATCTTGAACCAAGTTCTCCATTTGCTTCAGTGAGCCCTTCAACGTATCAAGTTCCTTCTTGTTTGACAGAGAAGATGATAGAATACCGATGCTCACCCCGGTAGACAAGATGAGTATTCGATCACGTAAACCTGCAGATCGAATGTGTGTATTTAGGATGTGCTAAATGCTTCAAAGGGTGAAAGGCCCAAAATGACACAAATTCAATGAAGAAGCCTGTCATTCATAGCTAAAGGTCACCATTCGATATAACCTACTACCGAGGAGGCTTTACTTCATTTACAGTCATTAGCAGGACAGTGAAAAAGGCTATAGGAAGACGCATATGTCTACCAAACCTCATGTAAACTATAAGGACAAAGGATTGTATCTTGCTCTAGGACATATTTATTATCCTGAAATGAGGCCGCAGAACTGCAGTAACCAATGTTGCCAAATGAAAGCTTGTGCAGAAAACACTAGCAGTGATATGAATGACAGTGAATCCAGAAAACTGATAATGTAACATTACGAGGAGAGTTTCCAACAGCAAGACCACACAAATGACAAATCAGTAAGCTCAGTCAAGGTAGTAAGGACAAATACCAGCTAATCAGTTAATAGCTCCAATGACCGAGCAAGCACAAAGCAGTGAACATAGAATAAGCAAACAATGTCTTGGAAGCTGGAACCattgttttaatatttttagggATCACTGAGAAGATTGTGGTAATATTGAAACTGAGTAACTGACTAGTGAAGAGTATGGCATAACAATTAACAATTTACATGATAATTCAACTGAGATCATCAATAAAAAGGAACATAAATTCCACACGAGTCATCAAGAACTCTCTACCAGTATATTACCTGGCCATGGTAGTCAGAATTGAGTTTATACA comes from the Phragmites australis chromosome 22, lpPhrAust1.1, whole genome shotgun sequence genome and includes:
- the LOC133904699 gene encoding uncharacterized protein LOC133904699, giving the protein MDKQSNPKNGEMGNNVFHRMILNQIAGDIGLDEENAPCNTPRNSVHLPFSGSSSRVVASTSGSRNTDSVSPGEYVRDPGSILSLQPWIFRKSGSQNKEEMLSGSRAVGKGKNLVDGFQDGKAVEVSPRSPGLGSGPGRGCGALRSRRTRRHFIKPLVPMENPYIPQLYSENFEIEECTFAPVPSPASARPFIVTDGRKIISKQRYEPVPVPFNIGFDKEVCRNNSRMPGSVIGITPLPEVKKLKKEGREPHNARLGLSGFQRSIKQSGQAGLRDRILILSTGVSIGILSSSLSNKKELDTLKGSLKQMENLVQDLQDELEMKEGLTVKELHNETSDEREDDNSKARVVDSEPMSKIEAELEAELARLELGITSKRLEEETSVFNEVDQEFIGDVVQGELKVDMVRRDLTDYSIESDHGRDSRESSPDCTHGTNYPVSPRDLSIRLHKVIQHRLEGRIKELELALAQRHKQAQLQMMATERIFSERVCSNSESGSSSNHESPMFIQETSSLAEPYCLNLSGDALEAYDEAYEEFMRIADSPCTTSTNGKPQVNEDYLVDRGLIWGMEEDSARKLKEVLPWERIVKSGNPDRAQESDGDDEDESDDDDHDSKLLIQQIVERTKQGSPVLINAQKLLFSVDQ